One segment of Herbaspirillum hiltneri N3 DNA contains the following:
- a CDS encoding DUF2946 domain-containing protein, which yields MGKQTSGRSSPSIRNTITAWTAILAVLLMVLAPTFSVASQAWSQERGGSFWMEICSALGDKAANDGDRDSGKNTSSSSHCPYCLMHADAVAPPRQQRLAEAVFTISHFLPRLFYSAPQPLFAWTVASSRAPPAVA from the coding sequence ATGGGGAAGCAGACATCGGGCCGTTCGAGCCCATCCATCCGCAACACAATCACCGCGTGGACCGCCATTCTGGCGGTGCTGCTGATGGTGCTCGCTCCGACGTTTTCCGTGGCGTCCCAAGCGTGGTCGCAGGAGCGTGGCGGCTCCTTCTGGATGGAAATCTGCAGCGCCTTGGGCGACAAGGCCGCCAACGACGGTGACCGCGACAGCGGCAAAAACACCTCTTCTTCATCGCATTGCCCGTATTGCCTGATGCATGCCGATGCCGTTGCTCCACCGCGGCAACAGAGGCTGGCGGAGGCCGTATTCACCATCTCGCATTTCCTGCCGCGCCTGTTTTACAGCGCGCCGCAGCCGCTGTTCGCCTGGACCGTAGCATCGTCGCGGGCGCCGCCGGCTGTTGCCTGA
- a CDS encoding DUF4198 domain-containing protein — MKRLVIPALLSTLLLAASAQAHHVWLQQDAKSANLYFGEFGENLRETSPGLLDRFVQPSAVLLGANGDKTLDVNKGKNAYALSARAGKGESIVAEEAHYPILERKTGDTMARTLWTPAARLVTSFAEQAPRLTLDIVTTGKPGEFKLVYKGQPLAKTKISIITSAGWGKEGRTNEQGLVNFDLPWEGTYVVEAHHIDKTAGERDGKPYDVASFVTSLTVAQTKGIKALPTPPAATPNK; from the coding sequence ATGAAACGTCTCGTCATTCCCGCCTTGCTGTCCACATTGCTGTTGGCCGCGTCCGCGCAGGCTCATCACGTCTGGTTGCAGCAGGACGCCAAGTCCGCCAACCTGTACTTCGGCGAGTTCGGCGAAAACCTGCGCGAAACTTCGCCGGGCCTGCTGGACCGCTTCGTGCAGCCGAGCGCCGTGCTCCTGGGCGCCAACGGCGACAAGACGCTGGACGTGAACAAGGGCAAGAACGCCTATGCGTTATCCGCTCGCGCCGGCAAGGGCGAATCGATCGTTGCAGAAGAAGCGCACTATCCGATCCTCGAACGCAAGACCGGCGACACCATGGCGCGCACCCTGTGGACTCCGGCCGCGCGCCTGGTCACCAGCTTCGCAGAACAGGCGCCGCGCCTGACGCTGGATATCGTGACCACCGGCAAGCCGGGCGAATTCAAGCTGGTCTACAAGGGCCAGCCGCTGGCCAAGACCAAGATCTCCATCATTACCTCGGCAGGCTGGGGCAAGGAAGGCCGCACCAATGAACAAGGCCTGGTGAACTTCGATCTGCCATGGGAAGGCACCTATGTCGTGGAAGCGCACCACATCGACAAGACCGCCGGCGAGCGCGACGGCAAGCCTTACGACGTCGCCAGCTTCGTCACCAGCCTGACCGTGGCGCAGACCAAGGGCATCAAGGCGCTGCCAACGCCGCCAGCCGCAACGCCGAACAAGTAA
- a CDS encoding gamma carbonic anhydrase family protein, whose translation MLRRNPSGDMPQVHESAYVDQTAILCGKVIVHENVFIGPYAVIRADEVNEKGEMDAIVIGAHSNIQDGVVIHSKSGGAVTIGERTSIAHRAIVHGPCTVGHDAFIGFNSVLFNCVIGDGCVVRYNAVVDGCNLPPGFYVPSTLRIGPQTDLDALPRVSAQASEFSEDVARTNNELVQGYKKLQNEF comes from the coding sequence ATGCTTCGTCGCAATCCCTCCGGCGATATGCCGCAAGTCCACGAATCCGCTTACGTCGACCAGACCGCCATCCTGTGCGGCAAGGTCATCGTCCACGAAAATGTTTTCATCGGCCCCTATGCCGTCATCCGTGCCGATGAAGTCAACGAAAAAGGCGAGATGGACGCCATCGTCATCGGCGCCCATTCGAACATCCAGGACGGCGTGGTGATCCACTCCAAGTCCGGCGGCGCCGTCACCATCGGCGAACGCACGTCGATCGCCCACCGCGCCATCGTGCATGGTCCCTGCACCGTCGGCCATGACGCCTTCATCGGTTTCAACAGCGTGCTGTTCAATTGCGTGATCGGCGATGGTTGCGTAGTGCGCTACAACGCGGTGGTAGACGGCTGCAACCTGCCGCCGGGCTTCTACGTGCCGTCTACCTTGCGCATCGGCCCGCAGACCGATCTCGACGCCTTGCCGCGCGTGTCGGCGCAGGCTTCCGAATTTTCGGAAGACGTGGCCCGGACCAACAATGAACTGGTGCAGGGCTACAAGAAACTGCAGAACGAGTTCTGA
- the uraH gene encoding hydroxyisourate hydrolase has protein sequence MGKLSTHVLDVTQGKPGVGVKVALFAVRGNEKVLLKNAVTNSDGRCDAPLLQGDELQEGRYELVFGAGDYFAAQGVQLPAPRFVDEVVLAFGIADPAQNYHVPLVVSPWSYSTYRGS, from the coding sequence ATGGGAAAACTGAGTACCCACGTTCTGGACGTCACCCAGGGCAAGCCGGGCGTCGGCGTCAAGGTGGCCTTGTTTGCGGTCCGCGGCAACGAGAAGGTCTTGCTGAAAAACGCCGTCACCAACAGCGATGGCCGCTGCGATGCGCCGTTGCTGCAAGGCGACGAATTGCAGGAGGGACGCTATGAACTCGTGTTCGGCGCGGGCGACTATTTTGCCGCGCAAGGCGTGCAGTTGCCGGCGCCGCGTTTCGTCGATGAAGTGGTGCTGGCGTTCGGCATCGCCGACCCGGCACAGAATTACCACGTGCCGCTGGTGGTGTCGCCTTGGTCGTATTCGACGTATCGCGGCAGCTGA
- the puuE gene encoding allantoinase PuuE codes for MTDPTYPRDLAGYGRTPPHARWPGGARIALQFVLNYEEGAENSVLDGDAGSETFLSEIIGAQSFPARHMSMESLYEYGSRAGLWRLLRLFEERRLPLTVFGVARALQRNPEATAAFLELGHEIACHGLRWISYQNIDEATERRHIAEAIAIIKDITNNAPLGWYTGRDSPNTRRLVAEHGGIAYDADSYADDLPYWENVRIGNGASSQLQPRLQPQLIVPYTLDSNDMRFAAPQGFNTGTQFFDYLKDAFDVLYAEGDPAGLDRPKMLSVGLHCRIVGRPARAAALARFLDYVQRHDKVWITRRIDIADHWRATHPFKV; via the coding sequence ATGACAGATCCCACTTACCCGCGCGACCTGGCCGGTTACGGCCGCACGCCCCCGCATGCACGCTGGCCCGGCGGCGCGCGCATCGCGTTGCAGTTCGTGCTCAACTACGAAGAAGGCGCGGAGAACAGCGTGCTCGACGGCGACGCCGGCTCGGAAACCTTCCTGTCTGAAATCATCGGCGCCCAGAGTTTCCCTGCGCGTCACATGAGCATGGAGTCGCTCTACGAATACGGATCGCGCGCCGGCCTGTGGCGTTTGCTGCGCCTGTTCGAGGAGCGCAGGCTGCCGTTGACCGTGTTCGGCGTGGCGCGCGCGCTGCAGCGCAATCCGGAAGCCACCGCCGCCTTCCTTGAACTGGGCCACGAAATCGCCTGCCACGGCCTGCGCTGGATCAGTTACCAGAACATCGACGAAGCCACCGAACGACGTCATATCGCCGAAGCCATCGCCATCATCAAGGACATCACCAACAACGCGCCGCTGGGCTGGTACACCGGCCGCGACTCACCCAACACCCGCCGTCTGGTGGCCGAACACGGCGGCATCGCCTATGACGCCGACAGCTACGCCGACGACCTGCCCTATTGGGAAAACGTCCGGATCGGCAACGGCGCCTCGTCACAGCTGCAACCACGCCTGCAGCCGCAACTGATCGTGCCCTACACGCTCGACAGCAACGACATGCGCTTCGCCGCGCCGCAAGGTTTCAACACCGGCACGCAATTTTTCGACTACCTGAAAGACGCCTTCGACGTGCTGTACGCCGAAGGCGATCCGGCCGGGCTCGACCGCCCCAAGATGCTGTCGGTCGGCCTGCACTGCCGCATCGTCGGCAGGCCCGCACGCGCGGCGGCGCTGGCGCGATTCCTCGACTATGTGCAACGGCACGACAAGGTCTGGATCACGCGCCGCATCGACATCGCCGACCACTGGCGCGCGACACATCCGTTCAAAGTTTGA
- a CDS encoding outer envelope protein — protein MQQANAIVRTPLGRHLAAGLIGVSALAAVQHAHGADWSDNSIGYRYGTKFAEPFNTQDISKNIINFTHASGYKYGTNFLNVDFLMSDNKDSNAQEAYLTYRHTLDIGKISGKDLAFGPARGVGFTLGVDLNTKNDPGYGSKKRMWVAGPTLMMDVPGFLNLSIFALWESNKPVGIANRYSYDTHPMFNAAWGIPFGTSGFAFEGYMNYIAAKGKDEFGNSTSPELNFDGQIMYDVGTPLGMGKNTFRVGLEYQYWRNKFGNRSTVPGSFAKTPMLRAEYHF, from the coding sequence ATGCAGCAAGCAAACGCAATCGTGCGCACGCCACTGGGCAGACATCTCGCAGCCGGCCTGATCGGAGTGTCGGCACTGGCCGCCGTGCAGCACGCGCACGGCGCCGACTGGAGCGACAATTCCATCGGCTACCGCTACGGCACCAAGTTCGCGGAGCCGTTCAACACGCAGGACATCAGCAAGAACATCATCAATTTCACGCATGCCAGCGGCTACAAGTACGGCACCAATTTCCTCAACGTCGACTTCCTCATGTCCGACAACAAGGACAGCAACGCGCAGGAAGCCTACCTCACTTACCGCCACACGCTCGACATCGGCAAGATCAGCGGCAAGGACCTGGCGTTCGGTCCGGCGCGCGGCGTCGGCTTCACGCTGGGCGTCGACCTCAACACCAAGAACGATCCGGGTTACGGCTCCAAGAAGCGCATGTGGGTCGCAGGTCCGACGCTGATGATGGACGTACCTGGCTTCCTCAACCTCAGCATCTTTGCGCTCTGGGAAAGCAACAAGCCGGTCGGCATCGCCAACCGCTACTCCTACGACACGCATCCGATGTTCAACGCGGCCTGGGGGATTCCGTTCGGCACCAGCGGCTTCGCGTTCGAAGGCTACATGAACTACATCGCCGCCAAGGGCAAGGATGAGTTCGGCAACAGCACCAGCCCGGAACTGAACTTCGACGGCCAGATCATGTACGACGTCGGCACTCCGCTAGGCATGGGCAAGAACACCTTCCGCGTCGGCCTGGAATATCAATACTGGCGCAACAAGTTCGGCAACCGCTCGACGGTGCCGGGCTCGTTCGCCAAGACGCCGATGCTGCGCGCCGAATATCACTTCTAG
- a CDS encoding MDR family MFS transporter, translated as MSPHKEAAHSSGQVLPFRESLMATLGICFVIMLVALDQTIVGTALPTIVAELKGFDLYAWVATSYLLTSVITVPIFGRLGDYFGRKPFLIASIIIFVIASMLCGMADSMLFLVLARGLQGIGGGMLVGTAFASAADLFPDPHIRLRWQIILSAAYGIATSVGPSLGGFLTQSLGWRWTFYVNLPVGLVSLFFAMRYIPHIRHHKNAGKIRLDWIGAVLISVSLGSLQLLVELFPKRGLTGGMLALLVVAIGAFYALWKWERRVEQPIVPFEMFKDPALSSLFLLSVLAGFSMFSMLMYAPLLFQGGFGMSPREAGLLITPLVACITVASIVNGRIVTRIPNPNMMMYVGFVLIALSCLGIVLSQRDTPTGFMLATMLAGGFGLGLVLPNLTVFAQQAASREHLGIATALLQSLRMIGGMLGTAVTGTLVTQMYGSGVERALESDHAAQWLAEFKDPEILVNHDIQSTLLAQMLQAGHNGSALLEAAREALVGAIHMGIALAVVSALIGLWMVRRVPLIRFTPNEKVETVLSE; from the coding sequence ACCAGACCATCGTCGGCACCGCTTTGCCGACCATCGTCGCCGAGCTCAAGGGTTTCGATTTGTACGCCTGGGTGGCGACTTCCTATCTTCTGACGTCGGTGATCACCGTGCCGATCTTCGGCCGGCTTGGCGATTATTTCGGCCGCAAGCCTTTCCTGATCGCCTCCATCATCATCTTCGTGATTGCCTCCATGCTGTGCGGCATGGCCGACAGCATGCTATTCCTGGTGCTGGCGCGCGGCCTGCAAGGCATCGGCGGCGGCATGCTGGTTGGCACCGCGTTCGCCTCGGCGGCGGATCTGTTCCCCGATCCGCACATTCGCCTGCGCTGGCAAATCATCCTCAGCGCGGCTTACGGCATCGCGACCTCGGTGGGACCGTCGCTGGGCGGTTTCCTGACGCAATCGCTGGGCTGGCGCTGGACCTTCTACGTCAATTTGCCGGTGGGCCTGGTGTCGCTGTTTTTTGCGATGCGCTACATCCCGCACATCCGTCACCACAAGAATGCCGGCAAGATCCGCCTCGACTGGATCGGCGCCGTATTGATTTCAGTCTCGCTGGGCAGCCTGCAACTGCTGGTGGAATTGTTCCCGAAGCGCGGCCTGACCGGCGGCATGCTGGCTTTGCTGGTGGTCGCCATCGGTGCGTTTTACGCCTTGTGGAAATGGGAGCGCCGCGTCGAGCAACCTATCGTCCCGTTTGAAATGTTCAAGGACCCGGCGCTCTCCAGCCTGTTCCTGTTGTCGGTGCTGGCCGGCTTTTCGATGTTCTCGATGCTGATGTATGCACCGCTGCTGTTCCAAGGCGGCTTCGGGATGTCGCCGCGCGAAGCGGGTCTGCTGATCACGCCGCTGGTGGCCTGTATCACCGTGGCGAGCATCGTCAACGGCCGCATCGTCACCCGCATTCCCAATCCCAACATGATGATGTACGTGGGCTTCGTTCTGATTGCGCTGTCCTGCCTGGGTATCGTGCTGTCGCAACGCGATACGCCGACCGGTTTCATGCTGGCGACGATGCTGGCCGGCGGCTTTGGTCTTGGGCTGGTGTTGCCCAACCTGACCGTCTTCGCCCAGCAGGCTGCAAGCCGCGAACATCTCGGCATCGCTACCGCCTTGCTGCAATCGCTGCGCATGATCGGCGGCATGCTCGGTACCGCCGTGACCGGCACATTGGTCACGCAGATGTACGGCAGCGGCGTGGAACGTGCGCTGGAAAGCGATCACGCCGCCCAATGGCTGGCTGAATTCAAGGACCCGGAAATCCTCGTCAACCACGACATCCAGTCGACGCTGCTGGCGCAAATGCTGCAAGCGGGACACAACGGCTCGGCCTTGCTGGAGGCTGCGCGCGAGGCGCTGGTCGGCGCTATCCACATGGGCATCGCGCTGGCCGTCGTGTCGGCGCTGATCGGATTGTGGATGGTGCGGCGGGTGCCGCTGATCCGGTTCACGCCGAATGAAAAGGTGGAGACGGTGTTGTCCGAATAG